One Ooceraea biroi isolate clonal line C1 chromosome 6, Obir_v5.4, whole genome shotgun sequence genomic window carries:
- the LOC105278619 gene encoding uncharacterized protein LOC105278619 has product MWQMFTLNGIYKWIDALPQLVKEYNTRKHRTIGMRPGDVTPTVAERFLATVYSAIKIATPAKFKVGDLIRVSKYKTVFEKGYAPNWTTEVFKIVKMQRTDPVTYLLEDYRDKPVAGAFYEHVASRETCPDVYLVEKVLRRRGDEVYMKWLRSGCPV; this is encoded by the coding sequence ATGTGGCAGATGTTTACGCTCAATGGGATTTACAAGTGGATCGACGCGCTACCCCAGCTCGTCAAGGAGTATAACACCCGAAAGCATCGAACGATCGGCATGCGACCCGGTGACGTAACCCCCACGGTCGCTGAAAGATTCTTAGCTACGGTGTACAGCGCGATAAAGATAGCGACTCCAGCAAAGTTCAAAGTAGGCGACTTGATACGCGTCAGCAAATACAAGACGGTCTTCGAAAAGGGTTACGCGCCAAACTGGACCACCGAGGTATTCAAGATCGTCAAAATGCAGCGTACCGACCCAGTGACCTATCTACTCGAGGACTATCGTGACAAACCAGTTGCCGGAGCGTTCTACGAGCacgttgcatcgcgcgagACGTGTCCAGACGTGTACCTCGTGGAGAAGGTGTTACGCAGGAGAGGTGACGAGGTCTACATGAAGTGGCTGAGATCAGGGTGCCCAGTATAA